The window gttttccctctctccttctaCTTCTCCTAGCGCCTCCGTCCGtcaatctctctctcactctctctcggtctcagcccggccggccagccAAGGTGATGAAAGCATGGCCCGGTGGGGTGTCATGATACCACTGCTGCCGTGCGCGTGCTAGGTGTTCGTACCTGAGCACTCACCTCCAGTCGGGATTTTGGAGACACACAcaatagagagagagaggggggggggagctgAGGCGGCTGCCGGGAGGAGAGCTCCTTCGGTCAAGGTACGAGGTTTCCTTGGCGCGCCGCACATGTACTGCGTGTTAAGGGGACGTGGGATAGCATGTCGGCCACGCACGGCATCAGGAGGGAGATTCACTCCAACCTCTGGGTGCTTGCGGGATAGCTTGGCTGGCCCGAGCAGTAACAGCAGgaacaacagcaacatcaacagcaaAAAAGCAGCAATAACCTTGCTGACCTTAGCTCTGCAAGAGCTCTCGCTGTGCGAGTGGGTGTGACGGCACCAACAAGTCGCCaacaggggggggagggggggaagtcTCCAGCGAAAGAAACTCAGGTATTAGTGGTCACCACAGCGGGGCAAGTACCCCTCCACCAGCCCCGTGCGGAGAAGATACAAGTAGCATgggcaaaaagaaaaagtaaaaaaaaaagatgtCAAGCTGCCAAATGGAATGGCGCCCACAGCAAAACATGGGAATGTCTGGCGGCGCCTGAACCGGATAGCTTCGGCGGGGTCAGCTTGATGAGCTAATCCAAAGAGGGACTAGCATCTCACACTGTGGGCCCGCTCATCGCGATCCTCGAGCATCCAGACCATTGTTGACATTGAAATTCCTGCTTCTCTTGCCTGTCGAAACATCGCATCCCGTATCCATTGACTGCCGCTATCCAGCCGACCAGCTGTGTTGGGAAATGAatctttctctcctccttgTTTCTTGTCCTCCCCTTTCCAATCTCTTGTCCAATTCCCAGCAGACATCCGACATCGTGAGGTGAAGGCCACGCTGTTTTATCTGTTATCGCTTTCTTGTCGCTGACTGAGACCTTCGCTGGCCTTGACTCGGTATCTGTGCTCCCGCCCCAGTCTGGCCTGATCTTTGTAATACGCGTAGGCGTAGGGCGGATACTAAGAGAGCCTTTACAGAGACGAGGACTTTTTTCGTGTGTCCCGGAGCGGTACGAAGAATACCGTGTACATGCAAATTTGCAATGGAGAATGGCTTGGGATCACAAAAGAGCTCCCATCCTGGCATATCGAGTGACGTCACCACGCTTCCTCCCGCATCAGCTCTAGCGGCTTGAGCCTTGCACAGACGTGGTTTCatgcccctccctctccgtTTTCCGCCTTCTCCCCCCTGCAGATTTCCGGAAAGACAGCTCCAGCCTCCATGAACTCATTCATTCAAAACAACTAGGTGTGACTTACCATCTGTTCCTGAgctgcccgccgccccgtTCATTGGCTTTCCGTGCCTGAATATCACCCGCCGCAACGGGCGGCCGCATTTCCATTCCTCTGCTCCTCAAAAACGGCAGCAACCGGAAACATCTGTAGATGTAAGGCGCATATACATGTAAGTAAATATTCCTGCCCCCCCCGTCATCCGACTAGACATTGCTTCTCGCCCGTGAATGCTGGATGCGACAGAGACGACACCGCTCTTTGCTCCCAtgtccctcttctcccgcCATGACGTTACCTCATGCAAGAGCTTCCTAGTGTCTCATCTCCCGGCCCCTGCACCCAAAGACGACTAGCTGCCTTCGCTTGAGGCTCCCTGCGATGTTTTTGGGTTCGTCGATGACACGATATCAATTTAGTCGAGGCGatggccctcgccggccactGCTCTCATCTCGGGTTCGTCGAGAGACACGCCAGCTCACATGGCTAGATTAGTCTCGGTCGATCCGCTCGCCGATGTTGAATGTTCCGGACCCTATTCAGTTCTGCCTCTACCGCAAGGAGAGGCCCAAAATGTCTACCGGCGACCTGACAAAATGACGGGCCCGCCCATGCATCCCGGTTTCCCTTTTGGAGAGACGATGGCCGCTGGATAGGTCGAACTGGGACGTGTTCGGTTCGGGAGTTGGGAAGATCCACTGCGTCGTCAAACGTCAAGATTCCCGTCAACGGAGAAATTTCCATCCCCAAAATATTGTTTTCCTTTTCCATGGAAAAtgaggaaaaggaagaagaaaaacgTTGTGTCGTCTTTTCATCTTCCGGCTTTCTTGGCACCTTCGCTGCCTCACGGGATCAAAAGTGAGGCTCTCGCCCAATGGTCCAGCCTCTCGACATGTACTTACACCGTCATCTCCCACAACCCGGCCGATCAAGTTCagccttttccctctccttttCATTTGGGATAACTAAAAGAAAACGTTCTGACGCTTCCACATATtgtcgccgagacgggcagGCGACGCGCTCTTAGACAGTAGGCTTCTCGGCTTGCAAGCACCAGGTTTCTCCCCGCCGGAGTCGAGTCCAAAGAATGGCTTATCCAGAGTTTGCGCTCTCATCTGTGACTTATTAAGACGTACGGTTTGATAGTTCCATCACATAACGCCCCCATCTATTTCACAGGCACGAGGGCTCTAGATACTTCGAGGCACACGTCGATCGGTACTCCTCATCTGGACAGCGTTCTCCGCCATATGTAGGAGCACGATGGTTGGTTTGAAATTGAGTATCAATCAAGGGTTCACCGCGTATTCACTGTGATTGGAAGTGTTGTGCTCCTGTCGGTCAGGACCGTGGGTTCGATGCGTACCTAGGTAGAGAGCAGCAACGCCTGTGGCCTACACTCCTCGATGGCACGCCACACCGGAATGATGAACTCGACTCTTTTCGGGCACTTGACTTGTTCAAGACGGCAAGGCCATACCTGCAACAAGACCAATCATCTTACCGTGGGAGACACTGCCAGTGCTTGCGAGCTGTTGCCGGTGTATGTCGAGTCTAGACAAAGACATCATATGAAACAGACGATGGCTTGGCTAGATCTGGCCTCGACCGACTCCACGGAAGTACCAAGGAGTCGGAGTCGGAAAGCAAACCTTTCCGACTCGCCTGCAAGCCCAGCACACATAGAGAACTCAAGTGACAGGCGatgcctcggcctcggtgcAGCTCATGCCGAGCGCTCTGCTGCTCCCCACGAACGGCCCGTCCCGCCCTGTCCACTATGTATTTCCCCCGGCGGCACCCATTCCCTAGTTCTCCGCTGTGGTCTTTTAGTCTCTCAGAGTCTGGCCGAGGACACTGATCGGTGGTATCAAGCGTAGTCTCTTCGTGGAGGAACAGTGTCTGGCTGGCTTTCTCACGATATGGGGTAAAGTGCCGCGAGGTGCTGTGCTCAACTACCAACACCATCGCCCCGAGACGACTGTGCCGGCGATACCGTTGGATCGCATGTAAAGGATCTGCCTCTTGATGGCGGGGCGCACTTTGGTCCCTGGGAAAGATGGGCGCCACGTTGCCTTCTTGTAGACCGGGACCCCTGGAAGTACCGAGCGGATGGTAGGTGGCATGGCTAGACAGTCCACTCGTTTTGATGTATCACGACTCTGGGTACcttgcagcagcggcagatCATCGACGCGACTGTACGCCACCTGCAGCAATGATGCTATTGCCTTCGCTACTTGTGCATCTCGTAGACTGCGGTTCTCACCGAAAACTTGCCTGATGTGAGAAGAGGACACTACTCCGATGGCCAAAACTGGACGTGAGCGGCCGGGTCAAGAATGAGAATCTTATCCGTTCCACTGGCAACAGCCGATGGTGTCTACGTTCCCTCATCCGGGACGAGTATCGAGCTGAGTCAGAGCAATGAGTCGGGTCAATCAAGAAGAGAGAAATGGCTGCGCGGGTATCGTTCAGAAGCCGTCCACTCCGCCAGGCGTGAAGCGTCAGTGTCACGCCATCACAGGCACAACCATTATCAGATGCTCCTCGGCAGAATGTCACATTGCATTTGACTCTGCCCAGCAGCGGCGGGGCACAAAAGATGTATGGTGAGCGGAACGACGGAAGGACGTTGCTGCCGCATCTTGTTTGATTCCCGTTCGGCGTTGGCGTGAGATGTCGTGCCTCCGAAAAGCAGAGAAAGACGCAGGCTTCCGGTTGGTTCACCCATGCGACGATCGGTATCGTGGGTCCAGGGCATCGGGCAGCGGGCTCGATGGGGAAAGAAACAAATGGAAGGGCATTTGGCATGTGATTCTCCGTCTGCCGCCAGGGGTGAAATAGACGGCAGCATTGATTGGCAGCATTGCAGTGCACCGGGTCTTGGGTTGTTTCTTGGGTACGTTGTTCCCACTAAGGAACCACTTTCCAGCATGGGATCTTGCTATGTGTGCGGTACAGATACGCGCAGAGTATCTATTTGTACCTTAGGTAGGAGACGTAGGTGGGATTGGTATTGGTTGACAGGGCGGTGGGCACGTCCGAAGTTTGCCAACTTTTGTTGTTGTATATTTTGTCTTGTGACGAGCCGAGCCGAGTTGCCATCGGCCATGGGGAAAGGAGTGAGAAGAGAGCGCAGGATAAGGTAGCGGATGACATGAGACTCCGGGTGCAGAGGCAGAAGAACGTGCAAGTGTGACCTTTGCCTCGGCCAGTagccggcggaggcgaaGCGGAGAGCCCGGCCGAGGCATCCCGGGGATGAGGAACCTTGGGAACCTTGGGCCCGTCAATCCTCacttcctttcccttcccttccctaTCAGTGTAGTGCGGCAGTGCCCACCCCACACCCGGTCCATGCTCGTGCCTGCCCCTACTTGTAAGGTAGATAGGAGAACATCAATagaaaataaaaaaaatTACAAGGGAAAGGGCCCGACTCGGCCTCAACCCCCTGGAGTTTTCGTTGAGCGACTATACCTCTTCAGGAAAGCGGTGACGATTTGTCGCCGCGACCCTGCCGGCTTGGACGTGCGTCATGCTGCTCTCAACACTGCCGTCGGGCAGGAGCACCCCGGTATTATGGTCGAGCTGATTGCCGATTTGAATAGCGATTGGCAGGAGCTTTCCTCTTCCTGGGCCGGGGAGGAGAGGCTGCTTTTTGGTGGGTATTCCATAGAAACTTATTTACGGACAGATACCTACTACTGTAAAGTACCTCGAAGTACAGGTAAAATAGCACGCTGCTCTGTGCAGAGTACACTTACAGGTAAGATAGAGGACAGAGACATGGGCCATGTGGAGGGGCAAAAACAAGGACCACACCACCCCGCCGTTACGTTGTCTCTCCTTTTTTCTGCCGTCTCTgttactgctgctgctcatgTCGCGAGACCCcaagaaaaacaagacaCCACATGTACTACACgacgcacacacacacctctGTCTGTCACCGAGAGAGGAGCCGATGCCGAAAGAACCTGTCTGGACCCTCCCATTTCCCCGTATCCACGTCCCGTTCCCTTCCGTAGCTCGTACATAATACATACATAAACTTcacccccctttcccttttcccGTTGACACGACCCTTTCCATATCCTTTCCACTGTGCCCCATGCTCTTCAGACTGCGTCCTGTTGTTTCCATCGCCCGAAGCAGCTTTCCCATACGACGTTTCAACTCTGCATCCACCATGGCtttcctcggcgccgagaagaaACACAAGGTGACGGTCGTCGGCTCCGGTAACTGGTAAGCTCCCGCCCCCCTCTATTCTACTGCTTGCTGGCAAGGACGACTTTTACTGACACCCAGACTAGGGGTTCAACCATCGCCAAGATCGTCGCCGAGAACACGGCCGCCTTCCCCGACCTCTTCGAACAAGATGTCCACATGTGGGTGTTCGAAGAAGACGTCGTCCTTGACGAGACATCCCCCTATTACGACGCCTCCGTAGGCGACCACCCTCAGAAGCTCACCGCCGTTATTAACAAGCACCACGAAAACACCAAATACCTGCCCGGCATAAGTCTTCCCCGCAACATCGTCGCGAATCCCTCCCTccaggacgccgtcaaggactCTACTatcctcatcttcaacctGCCCCACCAGTTTATCGGCAACGTCTGCAAGCAGCTGAGAGGCCACATCCTGCCCTTCGCCCGCGGCATCTCGTGCATCAAGGGCGTCAACGtctcggacgacggcgtctccctcttctctgAGTGGATtggtgatggcctcggcatcTACTGCGGCGCCCTCTCCGGCGCAAACATCGCCTCTGAGATCGCCGCAGAGAAGTGGTCCGAGACCACCGTCGCCTACGACCCGCCTCCCATGGACAACTCCCGCGCCCCGACTCCGCGCTCCAACTCCCCCAACGGCACCCCCACCAATGGCAACGGAAACGGCATTACGCCTCTGACCCCTGTCGATATGCAGCACAGAGACGCCCGCGGCCGTGCCTCTAAGACGAAGCTCACCCCCGTTCCCGCCGAGTACCCGCCTCTCGACCACCAGATCTTCAAGCAACTTTTCCACCGTCCCTACTTCCACGTGCGCATGGTCtccgacgtcgccggcgtctccCTTGGCGGCGCCCTCAAGAACATCGTCGCTCTGGCtgccggcttcgtcgacggccgcggtTGGGGTGACAATGCAaaggccgccatcatgcgCGTCGGCCTGCTGGAGATGGTCAACTTTGGAAAGGAGTTCTTTGGCGAGACGGTCCACACCGGCACTTTCACCGAGGAGTCGGCCGGTGTCGCCGATCTGATCACATCgtgcagcggcggccgcaACTTTAAGTGCGCAAAgatggccgtcgaggagggcctgAGCGTTCAGGATGTCGAGAAGAGGGAGCTCAACGGTCAGATGCTGCAGGGCACGAGCACGGCGCAGGAGGTCAACAGCTTCCTCAAGGCGAGGGGTCTGGAGAAGAAATACCCGCTCTTCACCGCCGTGCACGGCATCCTCGAGGGACGCTACAGCGTCGATGACATCCCTACCTTGGTGTCAAGCTCCGAGAACTAGGCGAGTGGAGAGAGCAGATGGGGAGAGATATTGTGGCATAAAAAGCATACGGATAATATGGAACAGTACTGCAGGTGGCGGTGCTAAGGATGCGTGACGTCGTCCGCGCGTGAACGGCCGCCGGAGTATGGgtttttgtctttttttccGTCTCACTTTCATGAGATGAACATTGATATCCCTGGATTGTACCACAGCGGCATGGATGTGGGAAAAGGATATAGACAGGTTAAGCAATGACGACGTTGTTCTGGTCGATTTTGTGGGTCCGTAGCATTTGAGAAAAAGAAACGCTATTGTACCGAAAGATTGTagtgtgtgtgcgtgcgtgtgtgtgtgtgtgtgtgtgcacGCGATGATAATCCCCTCGATTTCTTCAGTCCATGTGCTCCAAAAGTCccaccttctcctcgtcagtACACGCAAACCGACCCCTCCACGACCTCTTCCGGAACGtccccccgcccccgtccttctccttctccttctcctcatccTGCGTCCTCTCGCCATCCCCGAACACGGGCTTCAACACGACGTCGTACACCGTCCAGAGCAGGTGGAAGATGACGCCCAGCGTCACGCCGAGCCACAGCGGCGCCTTACCCTCCTTGTTCGCGGCCCGCTTGCtgagcaggaagaagagcagcagGACGGGCAGGAACAGCGCCGTCAGGAGCCAGCGGCcggcccgctgccgccacgtcgtcggcgcgtAGGCgcgcaggccgccgagccagCGCTGGTAGTCGTCCGGCAGctcgtgctcggcggcgccgtcggtgaTGAGCTTGAGGTAGCGCGCCGAGGGCTGCGCGTAGGCCGGGTCCGGGCGGCGGTTGGGTCGAAGGAAGCGCCAGTACCATTTCTTGCGGGGATCCTGGGGCTTCTTGGGgtcgtccttgtcgtcgtcgtcgtcatccggGGCGTCGGGGATATCGGGGTAGTAGAGGGTgtgggcgaggaaggggcGCGGGATGTCGATGGGCGGCTTCTCGGGGACGGAGACGCGGGGCGGGAGCGGGATGCAAGGGGTCAGGATGTCGGCGTACGAggagccgccgccctcggtcGCGACGATGGTGGCGTAGTCCTCGGGCGTGACCTCGTACACGACGCCGAAGAGGCCCTTGTCCCAGCCGAGGTCTGCGGACGAGCCGGACTGGGACGCGGAGGACGtcgggggcggcagcggcgggaCGGGCGGGAGCTTGGGCGGGTCGGAGGGGTCGGGGAGCTTGGGCACTTTCCGCGGCGCCGAGTTGGCGAAGCACGGCTCGCGGTAGGGCAGGCCGGggaggtcgaagacgagtGTGAGGGACGGGGCGGAGACGTTGACCCGGGAGAGCGGGCGGATACCGCGGGTGCCGAGGAAGGTCTCCGCGCTGAGGTTGGAGCCGTAGGCGAGGTAGAGGACCGTGGATTGCGTggtggcgtcgtcgtcgttatcgccgggcgacgagggtGCGTCCGGCGAGGCCGCAGCCAGGCGCGAAGGGGAAGTCCGCGGGATGCTGGAGACGGGTGGGTACGACGGTTTCGAGCGGGCAGAGGTTggtgtcgtcgccggcgtcgaggcaACTTTGCAGATGCGCTGGAGCAGACACACCGGTTCCTGGGGGATCGCAGTCGTCATTTTGGTAGCTTATCGGACGGATGAGAGGCGGCAGTCGTGACTCGTGAGTAGCTAGCTGTACGAGCTAAGCTGAGCTGTGAGCTGAGCTGGTGAGGATCACCGGGCGGCTTGCTGCCAATGCGTCGCAAAAGCTAGGATGCTGCCAGGGATGCGTGCTCGAGAGGGAAGAACCAGAAACTCTATGGTTGAGGagccaaaagaaaaaaacaccccCAATGCGAAACTGGACGTTTTGTGTTGCCGGGTttggatgatgacgacgctTTGGGAGTACCATGTACCGGACTGGCGGACTGGCGGCGGAGTTGGCTGACATAACAAAGGGTGGGAAATACGGGATTGGGTGGGGTTTGCGGAGGGCCTAGGCCGGGTTCGTGACCGGGATTCGGTGTTGCTCGTCGAGGGATGTGTAAGCCGTCGTCTCCCACCTTACACTCCGACATCATGACTCTCCTCTCCGGTTCTAAGCCCTTCTTCGTGCAGCTTGAGACTCAACCCTACTCTATCCCCGGCTGTCTCAGGGCTCCCGGTTCTTTCGAATTCTCTTACCAAGCCAGTTTTCTCGCCCTGAGGATCGCCAGTCAACTACTTTTCATACATAAGAGTACGGAAGTCATAACATCGCGCTCATTTGACCCCGGCGTTACCAGACGAGCTCGGTTTCAGAAGACCCAGAAGGCGCGTTCTCGGCCGACCATGTCGCCTCGGAAAGACACCTTATGAGAAATCGTCACCACTAGAGAAGAATTGCGTAGAAAAGCATCCGTTGGTCGTCATCTCTGCTTCACCCGAGCGAGCAATCCAGCGTATGGCTTGAGGGCAAAGACGGCCACGATGTTCATGCTTACCGGCTTTCGGGGCCCGTCACAGCCTGCCTCGTCAGCCCAGTGAGCTCCGAGTTAAGAATCATCTAGTACGGCGTGGGTTTTCCCACATGCAAATAGGAGGTCGTTGCCGAAATGGCACCTGCTTTTTGGCGGGTTTGCTTAACCACTGTGCTTCATGAAAGGTACCTCACCGCATGCAATTTGTAGAAGTCCATCTTGGTCCGTCAATGCGTATCAGAAGTTGTctccgcggcgacggcgatgcgaGTGCTTTTACTGAGATTGGTTCGAGATTGGTTCTCTTTTGAGTCTGCAGAGCCCCTCGAGAACGCTGGACAATGTGACTGGTCATCGAAGCGGCTACGAATTCGTAGGTAGAGCTGTCTGAGACGGGAGGACAAAGACGAAGTTCAATCGATGACCCGAAAGTTGTTACTCCTCGTCTGACAGAGAAAACCCCGTCCTGAGCACGCCAAAACGCCTCGCCTGCCCTCGGTATGTCATCATGTTTCCCAAGTCTTCCTCGTCACTCATCTCTTCCTGGAACCCTTCTACGGGATGCGTCACCAAGTCTTAAATCATGCCTCTTGCCACCTATCCCCGCCTCAAAGCGGACAAGCAACCGTGCGACTCCTTGAGATGCCCTAGGAACACTTCCCCGAGATAATAAGCGGTAGAAAATCGTGTGCTAGTTAGTGGTGGGTACTCGGTTCGGTGATCGGACGGCGTGGCTCGCGAACGGATAGCTAGAGCTGGTGGGTGCATCGCCCGACGTGTCTCTTTCTCTAGGCTCACCGTCTCACCGCAATGCCTTTGGGCCTCATCCAAATGCCCGTCTCGTATCATGGAATAAATACACTGCATGCCTTCGTGGATATCGTATTTCGAAAATTGTAAAAAAGAAGCCCCCGAGTACGTACGGCACAAGGCCAAAGCCGTCATACAGGGTATTCGGAACCAGGACGTCGACTTGTTTCGTCGCGCAACCGGGCGGGGGCGTGCGGGAAGACCTGTTGTCGATTACTCGATCCGCGGGGGCGTCTTTGACGAGTACGGCGATGCGCTTCTCCTTTTTTCAAAAAGAAGGGATGTCAGGGAACCCTTTCAAGGTAATAGCAAAGAGCGCTTGGAAAGAACCAGGATACAACACCAAGACGACATGACGTCGTCCACAGGCCGGGGGGAGTAGGTTTCTTGGTCAGGAAGGGATGAAGGAATGCGCTTACgatctcctcctctcgccctccttccGTAAGCTCTCGATTATCTTGAGCATCTCTTTCCGTCCGCCGTGGCTGTCGATAAGCTTGTTGGCCATGCTCATGCTGACCTTTTCGCGGGCGTTTGCGCTAAGCAGGCGCTTGATGAGGAGATGGCGCATGAGGATGCAAACAAAGACGCCACAGTCGCTACCGTTCTCCTGCTGCGGGGAGTCTTCCAAGTTAAGGTACCGGAGCGGGCGACCGAGGATCTCGGACATCTTTTGGGTCGCCAGGCGGCCCTCCGAATAGTTTGCGCCACCGAGTGAGTCGTAGTGAAAagcgacgccgtcgatggcgctGACGAGCAACAGGGACCAGTGAGAGCCGCCCTCAGCCTGGGCCACATTGCGGGCATCGTTAATGGGCAGGAAGATGTGCGTCGTTTTGGAGAAGTCGGGGAGGGCCGAGCGGATCTGGCGCATGTCGGGTTCTTTCATGAGGAGGAAGGTCATCGATGGCCGCAGAAGGCAGATACGGGCTTGCGGGTACTTGGGAAGGATTTCACGCTCCAGCCATCTGTAGTAGTCTTGTTAGACGATCGAGGGGGGATTGGTTGGAGGAACAGTGGTTGAACGGACTCTTCCCAAAAGGCAATGTTCTAAGACGAGTTAGTCAGAAGCACATGCGCAAAGGGGACGAAGGTCGCACGTTGTCTGTTAGCCAGTCATTTTTGAGCGCCTTGATATCCTCGTAGGTGACTATGGTTTTACATGAGTAAGCAGGGCGCGACTCGCGGAGTGTGTCGGAGGTGCGGTCGCAGAGCACAAGGGCGGAGAAGGCGGATCAGGGCAACATAATCGAGAGTACGTACGGAGGATATCGTGATCTGGAAGTCGAGCATGGTGTCAGTCGGACGTGGTGGCTACGGGGATGGGGGTCATACGACGCAATGCAGTACGTGTTGGGGAAGGGAGAGCGACTTACACGACAGGTAGGGTTGCTGCGGGGAGAGCTAGGACGCAATCCGCGGGTCAGTTCACTGGCAGGGCGCTGAAACAAGGCTACTCCCCAAACTTGGTACCCCGCTACAACTGCGCCTACACGGCGGTAGTCGAGCAGGACGGACGAGACAAGGAGCGTGTGGCTGGATGTTCGTCCGCCTGTCGTCCGACgtgagaggaagaagagggaaggggcACGAGACATCGACagccctctctctctctcccttcgATGCGAACGACAGGAACAAAGCGGACGGTAGGGGAGAGAAGCGATGGAGGCAGAAAGAGAAAGGTCTTACAGTGTCGCCAAAGTGGCGGGCCATCTTCCTGAACGGCATGCTCAGGCGCGACTCGGACCAGTGGCCGGACTTGGCGGTGCTCGTGCTCgggggcgaggacgagggggaggggagttGGGTTGCTGATGTCGCtgttggcgatgatgtcggcgcTGATGCgacggaggagatggaggagctcgtcgaggtggAGTTGGGAGACCCGGGATCGCGGGGGAGCTGCTGGTGACGAGAGGAGCGGAAGGCGAGGAAGCGGCTGTTTTCGCACAGAGCTGCGTCAGAGGGCGTCGGTTGCAAGGTAGTGAATGGCTCAGGTTTGAATACAGGCGACGATCTCGCTTCCAAATGTTGGCGAAGCGAGAATGGGGAATAAGTAGGATATGTTGGaagcggggaggggggaagagaggagggagacagagaaggggggagagagagggaaagggatAATCGGCGGCGAAAGTGAGCAAAGAGTTCCGAGGATGTAAACagtttttttttgggggggggagaagggatTGGGATGTAAGGATAGATGATAACGGCGAAGGGGAAACAGGGAgcagaagagagggaaaaaaaggcCAAAGCAAAAATAAAGGGCCCTGCTAGGTTCGCGAACCAAGTTCGGCctttttttgttcttctttttctgttttcttcctctcaGGGATTTTTCtgggcggggaggagggtccTTCTGGTTTTCTGCAGTGCAGCGCAGCAGCTAAGGATTCTTCCTGGTCACAGGTCGCCAGGTGGAGcgatgggggggagggaacgGACCTGGGCTGCGCTGGGCTGGAATTGGGTGGTGCGCGCAGCCGCCGCGGGACTGATGAGGCTTGAATGCCGAGTGACGAAGCGCGTGGCGCAGCACAGCTCGACTGGCGGCGGAACGGCCTCAGAAGAGACGAATAATGCAAGGTGACGATGTCCAAACAAGCCACACTTGTGGGGTCGAAGGGGAGCTGGGGCCACCTCGCCTAACCCACGGACGGTGTCTCCGGATACCCATTGGGGCTTCTGGGCTCTACCTACAtggtaggtaccttaggtaggtgggctgctgctgctgctgcctctcCACTCCGCTGGGGGAGGGATCAGGCGGCATGCTGCAGCATGTGGCACTAGAAGTCCAAGGACGGACGGGAAACAACAGAGAAATGAGTGAATACGAAGAATATTAGACAAAAGACTGACCTGGTACTGCTCGGGCGGTCTGCCCCCGTGTGAGGGACACTCGATGTTGTTCGCACGTCGACTGCCGCTGCCATCGTACGCAGGGAGGGGgaagtgggaggaggaggggaagggggagggaagggatTCTGGAAACACCGTTCAAATCCGGGGAGATCCCAGGGACTCGGTCTAGAGGGGCTTGGGGGGCCTGGGGGAATCAAGGTTAAATGAGATACGACATCAAGCGCGGAGGACAGCAGTCGGGAAGGGCGTTCGGCGGGAGTAGGTAAGCAGTGCAATAAAGGTTGTTGATGCAGAAGG is drawn from Colletotrichum destructivum chromosome 6, complete sequence and contains these coding sequences:
- a CDS encoding Putative glycerol-3-phosphate dehydrogenase, NAD-dependent, NAD(P)-binding domain superfamily gives rise to the protein MLFRLRPVVSIARSSFPIRRFNSASTMAFLGAEKKHKVTVVGSGNWGSTIAKIVAENTAAFPDLFEQDVHMWVFEEDVVLDETSPYYDASVGDHPQKLTAVINKHHENTKYLPGISLPRNIVANPSLQDAVKDSTILIFNLPHQFIGNVCKQLRGHILPFARGISCIKGVNVSDDGVSLFSEWIGDGLGIYCGALSGANIASEIAAEKWSETTVAYDPPPMDNSRAPTPRSNSPNGTPTNGNGNGITPLTPVDMQHRDARGRASKTKLTPVPAEYPPLDHQIFKQLFHRPYFHVRMVSDVAGVSLGGALKNIVALAAGFVDGRGWGDNAKAAIMRVGLLEMVNFGKEFFGETVHTGTFTEESAGVADLITSCSGGRNFKCAKMAVEEGLSVQDVEKRELNGQMLQGTSTAQEVNSFLKARGLEKKYPLFTAVHGILEGRYSVDDIPTLVSSSEN
- a CDS encoding Putative Ulp1 protease family catalytic domain, papain-like cysteine peptidase superfamily — its product is MRIGDRPNRPPRTLCKRASSHPAACWSGYFGVSASGPLLHQQPLLHCLPTPAERPSRLLSSALDVVSHLTLIPPGPPSPSRPSPWDLPGFERCFQNPFPPPSPPPPTSPSLRTMAAAVDVRTTSSVPHTGADRPSSTSRFLAFRSSRHQQLPRDPGSPNSTSTSSSISSVASAPTSSPTATSATQLPSPSSSPPSTSTAKSGHWSESRLSMPFRKMARHFGDTLSPQQPYLSYHDILLTYEDIKALKNDWLTDNNIAFWEEWLEREILPKYPQARICLLRPSMTFLLMKEPDMRQIRSALPDFSKTTHIFLPINDARNVAQAEGGSHWSLLLVSAIDGVAFHYDSLGGANYSEGRLATQKMSEILGRPLRYLNLEDSPQQENGSDCGVFVCILMRHLLIKRLLSANAREKVSMSMANKLIDSHGGRKEMLKIIESLRKEGERRRS
- a CDS encoding Putative gamma-glutamylcyclotransferase, which encodes MTTAIPQEPVCLLQRICKVASTPATTPTSARSKPSYPPVSSIPRTSPSRLAAASPDAPSSPGDNDDDATTQSTVLYLAYGSNLSAETFLGTRGIRPLSRVNVSAPSLTLVFDLPGLPYREPCFANSAPRKVPKLPDPSDPPKLPPVPPLPPPTSSASQSGSSADLGWDKGLFGVVYEVTPEDYATIVATEGGGSSYADILTPCIPLPPRVSVPEKPPIDIPRPFLAHTLYYPDIPDAPDDDDDDKDDPKKPQDPRKKWYWRFLRPNRRPDPAYAQPSARYLKLITDGAAEHELPDDYQRWLGGLRAYAPTTWRQRAGRWLLTALFLPVLLLFFLLSKRAANKEGKAPLWLGVTLGVIFHLLWTVYDVVLKPVFGDGERTQDEEKEKEKDGGGGTFRKRSWRGRFACTDEEKVGLLEHMD